The Pyrococcus kukulkanii genome contains a region encoding:
- the taw3 gene encoding tRNA(Phe) 7-((3-amino-3-carboxypropyl)-4-demethylwyosine(37)-N(4))-methyltransferase Taw3 yields the protein MKFTENFERAKKEALMSLEIALRRGEVDEDIIPLLKKINSMENYFTTSSCSGRISVMEMPHFGDKVNAKWLGKWHREVEFEEVMEAIKKHREGQLWLLVRSPILHVGARTLEDAVKLVNLAVSCGFKYSNIKSISDRKLIVEIRSTERLDAFLGENGELLVSEDYIRKLVEVANAQLKRFKDKLRKLEKNL from the coding sequence ATGAAGTTTACCGAGAACTTTGAGAGGGCCAAGAAGGAGGCACTAATGAGCCTGGAGATAGCCCTGAGGAGGGGAGAGGTTGACGAAGACATAATCCCCCTACTCAAGAAAATTAACTCCATGGAGAACTACTTCACGACGAGCTCGTGCTCCGGGAGAATTTCGGTCATGGAGATGCCGCACTTCGGGGACAAGGTGAACGCCAAGTGGCTCGGGAAGTGGCACAGGGAAGTTGAGTTTGAGGAGGTTATGGAAGCTATAAAGAAGCACAGGGAGGGACAGCTCTGGCTTTTGGTTAGAAGCCCCATCCTTCACGTCGGGGCCAGAACTCTTGAAGATGCAGTTAAACTTGTCAACTTAGCGGTATCGTGCGGCTTCAAGTACTCTAACATAAAGAGCATAAGCGACAGGAAGTTGATAGTTGAGATAAGGTCGACGGAGAGGCTCGATGCCTTCCTGGGTGAGAACGGGGAGTTGCTCGTCAGCGAGGACTACATAAGAAAGCTGGTAGAGGTAGCGAATGCCCAGCTTAAGAGGTTTAAGGATAAGTTGAGGAAGCTTGAGAAAAACTTATAA
- a CDS encoding CARDB domain-containing protein, giving the protein MVVMRGKLFAYLIAVLLTLSLAGNVMAMVGYNVNEGGIQLWGGTFRDVIAKGDSIPAFAILWKMGEGPLPNETVIFKIYDENWNLVFEKEVKTNEDGFARVDYVPKREGLYRVIVSYGDTSVNSNPILIIDPLSQYAPAIIPRTDWIFVNIKNVTPINLLYGLMDTYTRTPYSGQVNLTLKYGEKTVSVPVNVTDGIMKYTLDIRDVFPEIIETGGGNIEVYINNIPIQTIHVADPEGIGIFHDSFLYEGENTTVLIYARDVSTTPYTLLPLNETIKLVYYLKNGSIVENVTRVYSNAGYYLLNITDTQGVSRIDIHIGDSYYKTIFVAPRLVKGIPDVKFEISPKVLIAQPNQTVEFEVRAIPVLSKTVNGSYQGYVEFWKWDGTPWFRRVPPSLTEAVSITFNGSTNALLTIKVPSWAHYGRITLGSTEAFILVPRPKLDVWGVIPYSYDPINNTFIVPSNIPVSVVLREAPLFWFKSLLGSFSYEYYSHPLPNETVVIFSEDGILRVATDENGIGDSSMKIQLHKDLPLVAGVHAEKYYDYLGSLYYFDPAFKDVQSRWIVGVHASGANTINYIYTPRNTIAFEINGTTVHFKKYAWNEWWDRTETDIPVLLAIVREGSLVPVFVNYWNTSELTVDLSPGVYRVVVFPNERLSWSHNIYNYAYHPYETSRTIVVLPSVGSMFEKPYYKVTPGYVKVPVKLPPESMICVLTDSYIDRVYCTRADETGSATIQIYVPPVYGLISDNVNYVVITKDGQAFLGDYPLLLNITGDVTPPTISAKIEPEIQEVGKNVTIKVEIVDYSGIDSVSIQILDLAKNVYFTYNELENGARNVNLKFSFQIPKLSDYILFIRANDTNGNSGVYMVRFFSKITRTVKVLLEENSTAEIDTGNNVTLAVAGSGGEVDMNVTVASTVDENESRIKLQESGVEDLIALDVKTSGQVRYNWVILNVTYDEDMLERLGIKESDLTITYWNGSEWIDLKKHVGETIPDNSPYSNITIYGFGIDTEHNYVWANVSHLSLYSVAFKLPDLKVEDVSGPSEVPVNSTAYIYVTIKNDGGAVDKSFNVSLYVNGSLYEAKIIEGLGSGEETTVMFKLRVETLGDKILKVVVDDGDRVYESNEDNNEMETFITVVQQATTKTTFDRKTAILALIYYYWVNNMFEEFEKLYKEAIKANVSEDIIEVALKYRDEAFKYYEKAIKAGKFNYWTMVNLRHAYIKIEKAIEILEKAKGH; this is encoded by the coding sequence ATGGTTGTAATGCGGGGAAAGTTGTTTGCCTATTTGATTGCGGTTTTGTTGACACTAAGTTTAGCAGGGAACGTAATGGCAATGGTGGGGTACAATGTCAACGAAGGAGGCATTCAACTATGGGGTGGGACTTTTAGGGACGTTATTGCCAAGGGAGATAGCATTCCAGCATTCGCAATTCTCTGGAAAATGGGGGAGGGTCCTCTTCCTAATGAAACAGTAATCTTCAAGATATATGATGAAAATTGGAATCTAGTGTTTGAGAAGGAAGTGAAAACGAATGAGGATGGCTTTGCCCGGGTAGACTATGTTCCCAAGCGTGAGGGGCTTTATAGGGTCATTGTCTCCTATGGTGACACGTCTGTAAATTCTAACCCAATATTAATCATAGATCCCCTAAGCCAGTATGCCCCCGCCATAATACCACGTACAGACTGGATTTTTGTCAATATTAAGAATGTAACACCAATTAACCTCCTGTACGGCTTAATGGACACGTATACCCGTACTCCCTACTCAGGCCAAGTCAATCTGACACTTAAATATGGAGAGAAAACAGTTTCTGTCCCAGTTAATGTCACTGACGGCATCATGAAATACACCCTTGATATTAGGGACGTTTTCCCAGAGATAATCGAAACTGGAGGCGGGAACATAGAAGTCTACATAAATAATATCCCAATCCAGACAATCCATGTCGCGGATCCTGAGGGGATTGGGATATTCCATGATAGCTTTCTTTACGAAGGTGAAAATACGACAGTCCTGATTTACGCAAGAGATGTTTCAACGACTCCCTATACGCTCCTCCCCTTAAATGAAACGATAAAACTTGTGTATTACTTAAAGAATGGGAGTATTGTTGAGAATGTAACGAGGGTATATTCAAATGCTGGATACTACTTACTGAACATTACCGACACTCAAGGAGTAAGTAGAATCGATATTCACATCGGTGACTCATACTATAAGACAATCTTTGTGGCCCCAAGACTAGTCAAGGGGATTCCAGATGTCAAGTTTGAAATAAGTCCAAAGGTCCTAATCGCACAGCCCAACCAGACTGTTGAGTTTGAAGTAAGGGCTATTCCAGTATTATCTAAAACTGTAAATGGCTCTTATCAGGGGTATGTGGAGTTCTGGAAGTGGGATGGGACACCATGGTTTAGAAGAGTACCACCCTCCCTAACTGAAGCAGTGAGCATTACTTTCAACGGTTCAACAAATGCCCTATTAACTATCAAAGTTCCAAGTTGGGCGCATTATGGGCGGATAACCTTAGGGAGTACTGAGGCCTTTATCTTAGTTCCAAGGCCAAAACTTGATGTATGGGGAGTTATTCCGTACTCTTATGATCCCATTAACAATACCTTCATAGTTCCTAGTAATATCCCTGTATCTGTTGTCCTTAGGGAGGCTCCACTCTTTTGGTTTAAGTCACTCTTGGGATCATTTTCCTACGAGTACTACTCACACCCTCTACCAAACGAAACCGTTGTTATATTCTCTGAGGACGGCATACTAAGAGTGGCTACAGATGAGAATGGGATTGGAGATTCAAGCATGAAGATACAACTTCACAAGGATTTACCACTAGTTGCAGGCGTTCATGCCGAGAAATATTATGATTATCTTGGCTCTCTATATTATTTTGACCCCGCCTTTAAAGATGTCCAGTCAAGGTGGATTGTAGGAGTTCACGCGTCAGGGGCTAACACGATAAATTACATCTACACTCCAAGAAACACAATAGCATTTGAAATCAATGGAACAACAGTCCATTTCAAGAAGTATGCATGGAATGAGTGGTGGGATAGAACTGAAACAGACATACCAGTTCTTCTAGCAATTGTAAGAGAAGGGAGCTTAGTTCCAGTCTTCGTGAACTACTGGAATACATCTGAGCTTACGGTTGACTTAAGCCCTGGAGTGTATAGGGTGGTGGTATTTCCAAACGAAAGGCTTTCTTGGAGCCACAACATATACAATTACGCCTACCATCCATATGAAACAAGCAGGACAATAGTAGTGCTGCCTAGTGTGGGCTCAATGTTTGAGAAACCATACTATAAAGTAACCCCAGGTTATGTAAAAGTCCCAGTCAAGCTACCTCCTGAAAGCATGATATGCGTACTAACGGATAGTTACATTGATAGGGTCTACTGTACGAGAGCTGATGAGACTGGCTCAGCAACAATTCAGATATATGTGCCCCCAGTCTATGGACTAATTTCTGACAATGTGAATTATGTCGTAATAACAAAGGATGGGCAGGCATTTTTGGGAGACTATCCACTCCTCCTAAACATTACTGGGGACGTTACACCACCAACAATCTCAGCTAAGATTGAGCCGGAAATCCAAGAAGTTGGAAAAAACGTGACCATAAAAGTTGAGATTGTAGATTATAGTGGAATTGACTCCGTTTCGATCCAGATTTTAGATCTGGCCAAGAACGTATACTTCACTTACAATGAACTAGAAAACGGTGCAAGAAATGTTAACCTGAAATTCAGCTTTCAGATTCCAAAACTCTCTGATTACATTCTGTTCATTAGAGCAAATGACACCAATGGCAACTCTGGAGTTTACATGGTAAGGTTCTTTAGCAAAATAACTAGGACTGTAAAAGTCTTACTTGAAGAAAATTCAACAGCTGAAATAGACACAGGTAACAATGTTACACTAGCGGTAGCTGGTAGTGGTGGCGAAGTTGACATGAACGTTACCGTAGCGTCTACAGTCGACGAGAATGAAAGTAGGATTAAATTGCAAGAATCAGGAGTAGAGGATCTTATAGCTCTAGATGTTAAAACTTCAGGTCAAGTAAGGTACAACTGGGTCATTCTGAACGTCACTTACGATGAAGATATGTTGGAAAGGCTTGGAATAAAAGAAAGCGACCTAACTATAACGTACTGGAATGGTTCGGAGTGGATTGATTTGAAGAAGCATGTTGGAGAAACAATCCCAGATAACTCTCCATACTCTAACATAACGATATATGGCTTTGGAATAGATACAGAACACAACTATGTCTGGGCAAACGTCAGCCACTTAAGCCTATACTCAGTGGCCTTCAAGCTCCCAGACTTAAAAGTTGAAGACGTCTCTGGACCTAGTGAAGTTCCAGTAAATTCAACAGCATACATCTACGTGACCATAAAGAACGATGGAGGGGCAGTTGATAAGAGCTTTAACGTCTCACTATATGTCAATGGAAGTCTTTATGAGGCAAAGATTATTGAAGGCCTTGGGAGTGGAGAAGAAACAACTGTAATGTTTAAACTTAGAGTTGAAACTTTAGGTGACAAAATACTTAAGGTCGTTGTAGATGATGGTGATAGAGTGTATGAAAGCAATGAAGACAACAATGAGATGGAGACCTTCATAACTGTCGTGCAACAAGCAACTACTAAGACAACATTTGACAGGAAAACGGCAATATTGGCGTTAATTTACTACTATTGGGTAAACAACATGTTTGAAGAGTTCGAGAAGCTGTACAAGGAGGCCATTAAAGCTAATGTTTCAGAAGACATTATAGAAGTGGCACTTAAATATAGAGATGAAGCATTTAAGTACTATGAAAAAGCCATAAAGGCTGGAAAATTCAACTACTGGACAATGGTTAACTTAAGACATGCTTACATCAAAATAGAGAAGGCTATAGAGATTTTAGAGAAGGCAAAAGGACATTAG
- a CDS encoding ZIP family metal transporter — MEGLNLALAGGLFVALTTSLGALLAVFVRRIPAWGIDFSLSFAAGIMLVASFTSLILPGIEESGFLRVSIGIILGVGLIYLLDRYLPHEHLTKGYEGPPGLKEKLRKAWLLALAMIIHNLPEGLAVGISIAFSSKDGLITALAIGIQDFPEGTAVSLPLAAVQGKRLKPILLGVVSGVAEMIMVILGYVFFSYFSGFLGYGMGIAGGAMLYVTVKELIPEIYKGETSETIVTLGFLTGFYIMLFLDSTLG; from the coding sequence ATGGAAGGACTAAACTTAGCTTTAGCAGGAGGCCTCTTCGTCGCCCTCACGACATCCTTAGGAGCCCTCTTAGCTGTATTCGTTAGGAGGATTCCGGCCTGGGGTATAGATTTTAGCCTGTCGTTTGCGGCCGGGATAATGCTCGTCGCGAGCTTCACCAGCCTGATCCTCCCGGGAATAGAGGAAAGCGGCTTCTTGCGGGTTTCCATTGGTATAATCTTGGGGGTTGGGCTGATATACCTCCTGGATAGGTACTTGCCCCACGAGCACCTCACGAAGGGCTACGAAGGTCCTCCAGGCTTAAAGGAGAAGCTCAGGAAGGCTTGGCTTTTGGCCTTAGCGATGATTATCCACAACCTTCCCGAGGGACTAGCTGTGGGAATTTCAATAGCCTTTAGCTCCAAAGACGGATTAATAACTGCCCTTGCTATAGGAATTCAGGACTTCCCAGAAGGAACGGCAGTATCTCTACCTCTAGCGGCAGTCCAGGGAAAGAGGCTTAAGCCTATTCTCCTCGGAGTCGTCAGCGGAGTAGCGGAGATGATAATGGTCATCCTGGGCTACGTCTTCTTCTCGTACTTCTCCGGTTTCCTGGGATATGGAATGGGGATCGCGGGAGGAGCAATGCTCTACGTCACCGTTAAGGAACTCATACCGGAAATTTATAAGGGGGAGACCAGCGAAACCATAGTGACCCTCGGCTTCCTCACCGGGTTCTACATAATGCTCTTCCTTGATTCAACCCTGGGGTGA
- a CDS encoding cation diffusion facilitator family transporter has protein sequence MDLERKMMASALLNFAITGAEIVGGILSGSLALLSDSLHNFSDAMSILASYIALKIGQRKKNEKFTFGYRRTEILVAFINSSVLVGVSLFLIVEAYGRFLAPRTIEVKVMLPVATVGLVANVFSVLLLHEHSHESMNIRSAYLHLLSDTLSSVAVVLGGLLMLKYNVSWVDSLVTVGIALYILREAYYILKESVEVLMEASPGLDFEEIKRRIEKIPGVKNAHHFHAWRIGEDEVHFECHVSVEDMPISRGQEIIDRIEEILREYGVKHVTVQLEVDRCKNEGIICPAN, from the coding sequence ATGGATCTCGAAAGGAAAATGATGGCATCTGCACTCCTGAACTTCGCTATAACTGGAGCGGAGATAGTTGGGGGAATATTGTCCGGGAGCTTGGCTCTGCTGAGCGATTCCCTTCACAATTTCAGCGATGCCATGAGTATATTGGCCAGCTACATAGCCCTCAAGATAGGGCAAAGAAAGAAGAATGAGAAATTTACCTTTGGATACAGAAGGACCGAAATTCTTGTTGCGTTTATAAACTCGAGCGTTTTAGTGGGGGTTTCGCTTTTCCTGATCGTCGAAGCCTATGGGAGGTTCTTAGCCCCTAGAACCATTGAGGTTAAAGTTATGCTCCCAGTTGCCACTGTTGGATTGGTTGCAAATGTATTCTCGGTGTTACTGCTCCACGAGCACAGCCATGAAAGCATGAACATTAGGTCGGCCTACCTTCACCTGCTTAGCGACACCCTTTCCTCAGTAGCTGTCGTCCTTGGAGGGCTCCTAATGCTGAAGTACAACGTTTCCTGGGTAGACTCACTGGTTACCGTTGGAATAGCCCTCTACATCCTGAGGGAAGCGTATTACATCCTTAAGGAAAGCGTTGAAGTGCTAATGGAGGCTTCCCCAGGACTAGACTTTGAGGAAATAAAGAGGAGGATAGAAAAGATTCCTGGTGTTAAAAACGCACACCACTTCCACGCATGGAGAATTGGAGAGGATGAAGTACACTTTGAGTGCCACGTGTCGGTGGAGGACATGCCAATAAGCAGGGGACAGGAGATAATAGATAGAATCGAAGAAATCCTGAGAGAGTACGGGGTGAAGCACGTAACCGTTCAGCTGGAAGTAGACAGGTGCAAAAATGAGGGAATTATTTGCCCAGCGAATTAG
- a CDS encoding acetamidase/formamidase family protein, which translates to MIVVPKEKHVYSFGPDIKEVARVKPGEIVVFETLDALGGQIKSEDDTVEKIDFSRVNPATGPVYVEGAKRGMALKVKILDIEVADRGVIVTAPGAGVLGDKVKKPRTKICEIKNGFVHFNGIRIPVRPMVGVIGVASEEDVPTGTPGRHGGNMDTNLITMGSTVYFPVFKDGAYLALGDLHAVMADGEVCVSACEVSGRVTVRVDIIDWRIEWPVVETSDSYYILVSHENLEEAVREAVEQGVKFIMEKRGLSWDKAYMLASLIMDVQVSQLVDPKKTIRVRIPKEFVE; encoded by the coding sequence ATGATAGTCGTACCGAAGGAGAAGCATGTATACTCCTTTGGCCCAGATATAAAGGAAGTTGCAAGGGTAAAGCCTGGGGAGATAGTAGTGTTTGAGACATTGGACGCCCTGGGAGGACAGATAAAGAGTGAAGATGATACAGTAGAGAAGATAGACTTCTCGAGGGTAAATCCGGCAACCGGTCCAGTGTACGTAGAGGGCGCTAAGAGGGGGATGGCCCTTAAAGTGAAAATCCTAGACATAGAGGTCGCCGACAGGGGAGTTATAGTTACGGCCCCAGGGGCTGGAGTTCTTGGTGATAAGGTTAAGAAGCCGAGAACAAAGATCTGTGAAATTAAAAATGGCTTCGTACACTTCAACGGAATTAGAATTCCCGTTAGGCCGATGGTAGGCGTTATTGGTGTTGCATCTGAGGAGGATGTTCCAACGGGGACCCCTGGGAGGCACGGCGGCAACATGGACACTAACCTAATAACCATGGGCTCGACGGTGTACTTTCCCGTGTTCAAGGATGGGGCCTACCTTGCGTTAGGAGATCTCCATGCGGTTATGGCCGATGGAGAGGTCTGCGTTTCCGCCTGCGAGGTGAGTGGAAGGGTTACGGTTAGGGTTGACATAATTGACTGGAGGATAGAATGGCCAGTCGTTGAAACTAGTGATTCCTACTATATCCTCGTTTCCCATGAGAACCTCGAGGAGGCCGTGAGAGAGGCTGTTGAGCAAGGGGTTAAGTTCATCATGGAAAAGAGGGGATTGTCCTGGGATAAAGCTTACATGCTTGCCAGCCTTATAATGGACGTCCAGGTAAGCCAGCTTGTTGATCCCAAGAAGACCATAAGGGTTCGGATTCCAAAGGAATTTGTCGAATAA
- a CDS encoding RNase J family beta-CASP ribonuclease: MIKIYTLGGYEEVGKNMTAVEYDGEVVIVDMGIRLDRVLIHEDVEFQKMSSKELRKLGAIPDDRPIRNKKVVAIALSHGHLDHIGAIGKLAPHYPDVPIYGTPYTIRLAKSEIKGEEYFEVTNPLYETNYGEIVQVSENLAIEFVQITHSIPQSSIVVIHTPEGAVVYACDYKFDNNHPYGERPDYKRLKELGREGVKVLIPESTRVAEETKTPSEAVAKMLLEDFFLYEGLEADGLIATTFASHIARLQELIEIANKMGRQAIFIGRSLAKYTGIAKQLGLIKMKGSRVLRSPNAVSKVLKEVSQARENYLLIVTGHQGEPGAILTRMANGELYDIGKRDTVVFSAGVIPNPLNIAQRYALETKLRMKGVRMIKNLHVSGHASREDHRYLIRMLNPEYIVPAHGEFRMLTHYAELAEEEGYMIGKDVFISRNGHVVEIP; the protein is encoded by the coding sequence ATGATCAAGATATACACGCTGGGAGGATACGAGGAAGTAGGAAAGAACATGACGGCGGTAGAATACGATGGAGAAGTCGTCATTGTTGATATGGGGATAAGACTTGACAGGGTTTTAATCCACGAGGACGTTGAATTCCAGAAGATGAGCTCTAAGGAGCTCAGGAAGCTGGGGGCAATTCCAGATGACAGGCCGATAAGGAACAAGAAGGTGGTCGCCATAGCTCTCTCTCATGGACACCTTGACCACATAGGAGCGATTGGTAAGTTAGCCCCTCACTACCCAGATGTTCCTATCTACGGAACTCCTTACACGATAAGGCTTGCAAAGAGCGAGATAAAGGGTGAAGAGTACTTCGAGGTCACTAATCCACTGTACGAGACGAACTACGGTGAAATAGTTCAGGTAAGCGAGAACCTCGCAATAGAGTTCGTACAGATAACCCACTCAATTCCCCAATCTTCCATAGTCGTAATCCACACTCCCGAAGGGGCAGTGGTTTACGCCTGCGATTATAAGTTCGATAACAACCACCCCTACGGCGAGAGGCCAGACTATAAAAGGCTAAAGGAGCTTGGAAGGGAGGGGGTGAAGGTTTTAATTCCCGAATCAACGAGGGTTGCCGAGGAAACAAAAACTCCGAGTGAGGCCGTAGCCAAGATGCTCCTTGAAGACTTCTTCCTCTACGAGGGTTTGGAGGCCGATGGGTTAATTGCCACAACCTTCGCGAGCCACATAGCGAGGCTTCAGGAGTTAATTGAGATAGCGAACAAGATGGGGAGGCAGGCGATATTCATTGGAAGGTCATTAGCGAAGTACACTGGAATAGCGAAGCAGCTCGGGTTAATAAAGATGAAGGGCTCGAGGGTTCTCCGGAGCCCAAATGCAGTAAGCAAGGTTCTCAAGGAAGTGTCCCAGGCGCGGGAGAATTATCTCCTGATAGTTACCGGGCATCAGGGTGAACCTGGGGCAATCCTAACTAGAATGGCCAACGGAGAGCTTTACGACATAGGAAAAAGAGACACAGTGGTTTTCTCAGCTGGAGTGATTCCTAACCCTCTGAATATAGCCCAGAGGTACGCCCTAGAGACCAAGCTAAGGATGAAGGGAGTTAGGATGATAAAGAACCTTCATGTTTCGGGGCATGCAAGCAGGGAGGATCACCGCTACCTCATCAGGATGCTCAACCCCGAGTACATAGTTCCTGCCCATGGAGAGTTTAGGATGCTCACCCACTACGCTGAGCTTGCCGAGGAAGAGGGATACATGATCGGTAAGGATGTATTTATCTCAAGAAACGGACACGTGGTCGAGATTCCTTAG